The proteins below come from a single Triticum aestivum cultivar Chinese Spring chromosome 5D, IWGSC CS RefSeq v2.1, whole genome shotgun sequence genomic window:
- the LOC123123854 gene encoding uncharacterized protein isoform X7 produces the protein MEDSIGGLAQTILDALSAAQLQAWIHQAGLGHDMEMLEMELEIVDMGYAAVRERLTGNKEPLVRSLARLKDLLYDADDLVDDLDFYRLLDRPTAGGSSDFRKGKGGWWHGLCATMNMIHNCAHQHITVAWDSLQVLGSGHLDESAHVTDRVRDIWSRLNQTGYPSWVTRFNSRRIDSRHAIGVQSVPLIRHLREDTVAPIAEGEYVVLDLRLVAVFIELVDVDDIAAEPSDEVEVEAPNVSVRLVELLLLLGRFELSGEFLDGEHVEDNQQIKNVILVRHEDTPIQSTYADLFIDSPTTDSSDNALGEQEDIFGAVQVHEKSTGDMDIVSSQVGKRRLSAISEHYELVDQDGNDCRVKCIHCGSEPMVGCGLSQSQLRRHIKTVHYENKKRAAEFSNDTHNALREQEDIFGAVLVDKKSRRDINIQSRQGGKMRSPVWKHFVISETDENNRPVKAKCVHCDSELNCGPKHGTSGLKRHIRSAGCTKKKEAADQPLTPSSSADGIENVETVAIGDSHSRKRIRMDDESTCGAKPETHLWNKAGFLQRIKEITRRLQDISGFLSKVLKLHGSDFVASSNRYRSITSDQHLRTSSVVPRKVYGRVTEKDYIIKFMTEDKPDGSYVLPIVGSAGVGKTALAQLVYNDPTIAEHFEQRIWVSVSNNFDELRLSREILDCVSQQTHAGLCSFAKLQEVLKMHITSKRVLLILDDVWDDFNFRRWSQLLAPLQCNTKGTVILLTTQKLSVAQTVGTVEPIKLRSLPYDDFWLLFKSCAFGDENYERNQNLSIIGLQIVKKLKGNPLAAATVGKLLRRSLTIDHWYNILKNEDWKSVQLSGGIMSALKLSYDQLPYNLQQCFSFCSLFPEKYQFLDEELVQIWIAQGFVKCDNSSKTLEEKGFDYLADLVNLGFFQQVEREETDPNSQPCYIMCDLMHDLAREVSRTEFATIDGVQYCEMLPTIRHLSIVSDSGYNTDQHENIPRSKKLEKKMLAGCTSLRKLRTLVFIAHYDMFFYKLFQDILRQAHNLRLLQISAASAGLNPLLCSSVNFTHLRYLKVEAADGLGALPQILSKFCHLQVLHVGSCTKPTIPVRIDHIVGLRHLVTEEGAYSSIANIGNLTSLQELPNFVVQNSSGFEITQLQSMKELVRLGVSHLENVKTREEAYGAGLREKHHLKELHLSWEVASSDDEYRRDMSSCTDQLSAEVIEGFEPHNNLKHLWISGYNGNLSPSWLANSISLQTLHIEGCGKLEILPSFEQLPFLRKLKLTEMPSMTEVSIPSLEELVLIQMPKLERFSCISTKDLNSNLRVLKIQRCPAMNIFPLFQSSQKFKIEQKSWLPSLRELTIHGCPNLLVSHPLPPSTTISKLSIVDVPTLPRIEISPGDTLTIGSRSEGYDNFDPSSDVMTILDCKILAFHNLRGLRYLRIDGCQNLVSISFTGLGELISLRSLEICSCRKLFSSNVIPEHTREDVTAAKCNSLPSLVTLRIKCCGIAGKWLSLMLGYMQALEELFLEDCPGITQLAEEEENIQSYGFSSSGDPDDTLLTSSAQDGIFCLSLNLMSSLKKISIREFPHQVFCRKNEDLSRFTCLEKLTIWGCPRLLSSLVDKYENDDQMNGRWLLPKSLEELEIRGDSPGMLQPCFLGNLTCLKKLQVWFSPSLRSLQLHNCTTLEELVIGNCGSLAAVEGLQLLGSLKYFKVFRSPGVIPCLENLSRQGYALFPGLERLVFDGPSVFIMSVCKQLTSLQYLQLENWEFVTRLTEEQERGLQLLKSLQELEFWDCSYDLKYLPAALHSLPSLKRLKISGCLGISRLPEQGLPLSLKQLDISNCSKVFNDHCKSLETGNVKVNIVGNTQTA, from the exons ATGGAGGACTCGATTGGGGGGCTGGCGCAGACCATTCTGGACGCCCTCTCCGCCGCGCAGCTGCAGGCCTGGATTCACCAGGCGGGGCTTGGCCATGACATGGAGATGCTGGAGATGGAGCTGGAGATAGTGGACATGGGGTACGCCGCCGTGCGGGAGAGGCTGACCGGCAACAAGGAGCCGCTGGTCAGATCCCTCGCCCGCCTCAAGGATCTGCTCTACGACGCCGACGACTTGGTCGACGACCTTGACTTTTACCGCCTCCTTGATAGGCCCACCGCTGGAGGCTCATCAG ATTTCAGAAAGGGAAAAGGGGGCTGGTGGCACGGACTATGCGCCACCATGAACATGATCCACAACTGCGCTCACCAACACATCACGGTGGCGTGGGACTCGCTCCAG GTGCTTGGTAGTGGGCACCTCGATGAATCTGCCCATGTAACCGACCGAGTACGAGATATCTGGTCGCGTCTGAATCAG ACCGGCTACCCCTCCTGGGTGACGAGGTTCAATAGTAGGCGCATTGATTCGAGGCATGCAATTG GGGTTCAGTCGGTTCCTCTCATACGTCACCTGAGAGAAGACACAGTGGCGCCGATCGCTGAGGGTGAATATGTCGTCCTTGATTTGCGACTTGTAGCTGTTTTCATTGAGCTGGTTGACGTTGATGATATTGCCGCAGAGCCATCGGATGAAGTAGAGGTG GAAGCGCCCAATGTTAGTGTCCGCTTGGTCGAGCTCCTACTGCTCCTCGGCCGCTTTGAGCTGAGTGGTGAATTCCTCGACGGTGAGCATGTCGAGGACAACCAGCAGATCAAAAACGTGATCT TAGTCAGACACGAGGATACACCCATACAATCTACATACGCCGACCTGTTCATCGACTCCCCTACTACAGATTCGTCAG ATAATGCTTTGGGTGAGCAGGAAGACATATTTGGGGCAGTCCAAGTCCATGAGAAATCGACCGGAGATATGGATATAGTGAGTAGCCAGGTTGGCAAGAGGCGATTGTCTGCAATATCTGAACACTATGAGCTCgtggatcaagatggaaatgattgTCGAGTCAAATGTATTCACTGTGGCTCAGAGCCGATGGTTGGCTGTGGATTGAGCCAATCACAATTGAGGCGCCATATAAAGACTGTACATTATGAGAATAAAAAAAGAGCTGCTGAATTTTCGAATGACACACATAATGCTCTTAGAGAGCAGGAAGACATATTTGGTGCAGTGCTAGTCGATAAGAAATCAAGGAGAGATATAAATATACAGAGTAGGCAGGGTGGCAAGATGCGGTCTCCGGTCTGGAAGCACTTTGTGATATCCGAAACTGATGAAAACAATAGGCCTGTGAAAGCCAAATGTGTTCACTGTGACTCAGAGCTGAATTGTGGACCCAAACATGGGACATCAGGTTTGAAACGCCATATCCGTAGTGCAGGTTGTACAAAGAAAAAAGAAGCAGCTGACCAGCCACTAACCCCTTCAAG CAGCGCTGATGGTATAGAAAATGTTGAAACAGTTGCCATTGGTGATTCACACAGCAGAAAaaggattagaatggatgatgagTCAACATGCGGGGCCAAACCTGAAACACACCTTTGGAACAAGGCTGGATTTTTGCAAAGGATAAAAGAAATAACTCGCCGGTTACAAGACATATCGGGGTTTCTGAGTAAGGTTCTCAAGTTACATGGTTCAGATTTTGTTGCAAGCTCAAATCGCTATCGAAGTATAACATCAGATCAACACCTAAGAACATCAAGTGTTGTTCCAAGGAAAGTTTATGGAAGAGTTACAGAGAAGGACTACATCATAAAGTTCATGACGGAAGACAAACCTGATGGTTCATATGTTCTTCCTATTGTAGGCAGTGCAGGAGTTGGAAAGACTGCTCTTGCTCAGCTTGTATACAATGATCCAACCATCGCAGAGCACTTTGAACAAAGGATATGGGTTTCAGTGTCTAACAACTTCGATGAGCTGAGACTCTCTAGAGAGATCTTAGATTGTGTCTCTCAGCAAACACATGCAGGGCTATGCAGCTTTGCCAAGCTTCAGGAGGTCTTGAAGATGCATATCACATCAAAGAGGGTTCTGCTTATTTTGGATGATGTTTGGGATGACTTTAACTTCCGCAGATGGAGCCAACTATTAGCTCCTTTGCAGTGTAACACAAAGGGTACTGTGATTCTTTTGACAACTCAAAAATTGTCTGTTGCACAAACTGTTGGTACAGTTGAACCAATTAAGTTGCGTAGTTTACCATATGATGATTTTTGGTTATTATTTAAATCATGTGCATTTGGTGATGAGAACTATGAAAGGAATCAAAATCTTAGCATCATTGGATTGCAAATAGTAAAGAAGTTAAAGGGAAACCCATTAGCAGCAGCAACAGTAGGGAAACTATTACGAAGGAGCCTTACTATTGATCATTGGTATAACATTCTGAAGAACGAAGATTGGAAATCTGTGCAACTCAGTGGAGGTATAATGTCTGCTCTGAAGCTTAGCTATGATCAGCTACCCTACAATTTACAACAATGCTTCTCATTTTGTTCTTTATTCCCCGAGAAATATCAGTTCCTTGATGAGGAGCTGGTCCAAATTTGGATTGCACAGGGATTTGTGAAGTGTGATAATTCAAGTAAGACACTTGAGGAGAAAGGATTTGACTATCTAGCTGATCTTGTGAACTTGGGCTTCTTTCAGCAAGTTGAAAGAGAAGAGACCGATCCAAACAGTCAACCTTGCTACATTATGTGTGATCTTATGCATGATCTTGCTAGGGAAGTCTCAAGAACTGAGTTTGCAACTATAGATGGCGTGCAGTACTGTGAGATGCTGCCAACTATACGCCATTTGTCAATAGTAAGTGATTCTGGATATAACACAGATCAGCATGAAAACATACCCCGCAGTAAGAAGCTTGAGAAGAAAATGCTCGCTGGATGTACATCGCTGAGGAAATTGAGGACATTGGTATTCATTGCGCATTATGACATGTTCTTCTACAAATTATTTCAAGATATATTACGACAGGCACATAATTTGCGCCTGCTGCAAATTTCTGCAGCATCTGCTGGTTTAAATCCTTTACTGTGCAGTTCGGTGAATTTCACCCATCTTCGCTACTTAAAAGTTGAAGCTGCTGATGGGCTTGGGGCTCTGCCTCAAATTTTGAGCAAGTTTTGCCATCTTCAAGTATTACATGTTGGCTCATGTACTAAACCTACTATACCTGTCAGGATCGACCATATTGTTGGCTTGCGGCATCTTGTTACAGAAGAGGGGGCATACTCTTCCATTGCTAACATTGGTAACCTGACATCTCTTCAGGAGCTACCCAATTTTGTGGTTCAAAATTCCAGTGGCTTTGAGATAACACAACTCCAGTCCATGAAAGAACTTGTACGACTTGGGGTCTCTCATCTTGAAAATGTTAAAACTCGGGAGGAGGCTTATGGGGCAGGATTAAGAGAGAAACACCACTTGAAAGAGCTGCACTTGTCTTGGGAAGTTGCCTCGTCAGATGATGAATATCGTAGGGACATGAGCTCCTGTACGGATCAGTTGTCAGCAGAGGTTATTGAGGGCTTTGAACCACACAATAACCTAAAGCATCTGTGGATATCTGGCTACAATGGAAATCTCTCCCCAAGTTGGCTTGCCAACAGTATCTCTTTGCAGACTCTTCATATAGAGGGTTGTGGAAAATTGGAAATACTTCCATCTTTTGAGCAGCTTCCGTTCCTTAGAAAGTTGAAGTTGACGGAAATGCCAAGTATGACAGAAGTATCAATTCCTTCGTTGGAGGAACTGGTATTAATTCAAATGCCAAAGTTGGAGCGGTTTTCCTGCATTTCCACTAAGGACTTGAACTCAAATTTAAGGGTTCTGAAGATTCAGAGATGTCCTGCAATGAATATCTTTCCTCTATTTCAGAGCTCCCAGAAATTTAAAATCGAGCAGAAGTCATGGTTGCCCAGTCTGAGGGAACTCACTATCCATGGATGTCCTAATTTACTTGTGTCACATCCCCTTCCTCCATCAACTACCATTTCTAAATTATCCATCGTCGACGTTCCAACACTCCCAAGGATAGAGATATCACCTGGTGACACGTTAACAATTGGATCCAGAAGTGAGGGCTATGATAATTTTGATCCTTCTTCTGATGTGATGACTATACTGGATTGCAAAATTTTGGCATTCCACAACCTGAGGGGCCTCAGATACTTGCGTATAGATGGTTGCCAGAATCTGGTGTCTATTTCTTTCACAGGATTAGGGGAACTTATTTCTTTAAGGAGTTTGGAAATATGTAGCTGTCGAAAGCTTTTCTCGTCAAATGTTATACCAGAGCATACCCGTGAAGATGTGACAGCTGCAAAGTGTAATTCCCTCCCATCTCTTGTCACTCTCAGAATTAAGTGTTGTGGAATAGCAGGAAAGTGGTTATCTTTGATGCTGGGTTATATGCAGGCCCTAGAGGAATTGTTTTTAGAGGACTGCCCGGGGATAACTCAGTTAGCAGAAGAGGAAGAAAACATTCAATCTTATGGTTTCTCATCGTCAGGAGATCCAGATGACACATTGCTGACAAGCTCAGCTCAAGATGGAATCTTTTGCCTTTCACTAAATCTTATGTCCTCTCTGAAGAAGATATCGATTCGTGAATTCCCACACCAAGTATTTTGCAGGAAAAATGAAGACTTGTCTAGATTTACCTGCCTTGAGAAGCTAACAATTTGGGGATGCCCCAGGCTGCTCTCATCTCTGGTGGATAAATATGAAAATGATGATCAGATGAATGGAAGATGGCTCCTGCCGAAATCACTTGAAGAACTCGAGATCCGTGGCGATTCACCAGGCATGCTGCAGCCCTGTTTTCTGGGCAATCTAACCTGCCTCAAAAAACTACAAGTGTGGTTCAGCCCAAGTCTGAGATCTCTACAGCTGCATAACTGCACGACACTGGAAGAGTTGGTAATTGGAAACTGTGGATCACTTGCTGCGGTAGAAGGCTTGCAATTACTTGGCAGCCTCAAGTATTTCAAAGTATTCAGATCCCCTGGCGTGATTCCATGTCTGGAGAATCTGTCAAGGCAGGGCTATGCTCTATTCCCTGGACTAGAAAGGCTTGTGTTCGATGGCCCCTCTGTCTTTATCATGTCAGTTTGCAAGCAACTCACCTCCCTCCAATACCTACAACTTGAAAATTGGGAGTTTGTAACGAGACTAACAGAAGAGCAAGAGAGAGGGCTTCAGCTCCTGAAATCCTTGCaggagctggaattctgggatTGCAGTTATGATCTCAAATACCTCCCCGCGGCGTTGCACAGCCTTCCTTCACTCAAGAGATTGAAGATCAGTGGTTGTTTGGGAATCTCGAGGCTGCCGGAACAGGGCCTTCCACTCTCGCTGAAGCAACTGGATATCAGCAATTGCAGCAAGGTGTTCAATGATCACTGCAAGTCTCTAGAAACAGGGAACGTAAAGGTCAACATTGTTGGAAATACACAAACTGCTTAA
- the LOC123123854 gene encoding putative disease resistance protein RGA4 isoform X3: MEDSIGGLAQTILDALSAAQLQAWIHQAGLGHDMEMLEMELEIVDMGYAAVRERLTGNKEPLVRSLARLKDLLYDADDLVDDLDFYRLLDRPTAGGSSVVRHEDTPIQSTYADLFIDSPTTDSSDNALGEQEDIFGAVQVHEKSTGDMDIVSSQVGKRRLSAISEHYELVDQDGNDCRVKCIHCGSEPMVGCGLSQSQLRRHIKTVHYENKKRAAEFSNDTHNALREQEDIFGAVLVDKKSRRDINIQSRQGGKMRSPVWKHFVISETDENNRPVKAKCVHCDSELNCGPKHGTSGLKRHIRSAGCTKKKEAADQPLTPSSADGIENVETVAIGDSHSRKRIRMDDESTCGAKPETHLWNKAGFLQRIKEITRRLQDISGFLSKVLKLHGSDFVASSNRYRSITSDQHLRTSSVVPRKVYGRVTEKDYIIKFMTEDKPDGSYVLPIVGSAGVGKTALAQLVYNDPTIAEHFEQRIWVSVSNNFDELRLSREILDCVSQQTHAGLCSFAKLQEVLKMHITSKRVLLILDDVWDDFNFRRWSQLLAPLQCNTKGTVILLTTQKLSVAQTVGTVEPIKLRSLPYDDFWLLFKSCAFGDENYERNQNLSIIGLQIVKKLKGNPLAAATVGKLLRRSLTIDHWYNILKNEDWKSVQLSGGIMSALKLSYDQLPYNLQQCFSFCSLFPEKYQFLDEELVQIWIAQGFVKCDNSSKTLEEKGFDYLADLVNLGFFQQVEREETDPNSQPCYIMCDLMHDLAREVSRTEFATIDGVQYCEMLPTIRHLSIVSDSGYNTDQHENIPRSKKLEKKMLAGCTSLRKLRTLVFIAHYDMFFYKLFQDILRQAHNLRLLQISAASAGLNPLLCSSVNFTHLRYLKVEAADGLGALPQILSKFCHLQVLHVGSCTKPTIPVRIDHIVGLRHLVTEEGAYSSIANIGNLTSLQELPNFVVQNSSGFEITQLQSMKELVRLGVSHLENVKTREEAYGAGLREKHHLKELHLSWEVASSDDEYRRDMSSCTDQLSAEVIEGFEPHNNLKHLWISGYNGNLSPSWLANSISLQTLHIEGCGKLEILPSFEQLPFLRKLKLTEMPSMTEVSIPSLEELVLIQMPKLERFSCISTKDLNSNLRVLKIQRCPAMNIFPLFQSSQKFKIEQKSWLPSLRELTIHGCPNLLVSHPLPPSTTISKLSIVDVPTLPRIEISPGDTLTIGSRSEGYDNFDPSSDVMTILDCKILAFHNLRGLRYLRIDGCQNLVSISFTGLGELISLRSLEICSCRKLFSSNVIPEHTREDVTAAKCNSLPSLVTLRIKCCGIAGKWLSLMLGYMQALEELFLEDCPGITQLAEEEENIQSYGFSSSGDPDDTLLTSSAQDGIFCLSLNLMSSLKKISIREFPHQVFCRKNEDLSRFTCLEKLTIWGCPRLLSSLVDKYENDDQMNGRWLLPKSLEELEIRGDSPGMLQPCFLGNLTCLKKLQVWFSPSLRSLQLHNCTTLEELVIGNCGSLAAVEGLQLLGSLKYFKVFRSPGVIPCLENLSRQGYALFPGLERLVFDGPSVFIMSVCKQLTSLQYLQLENWEFVTRLTEEQERGLQLLKSLQELEFWDCSYDLKYLPAALHSLPSLKRLKISGCLGISRLPEQGLPLSLKQLDISNCSKVFNDHCKSLETGNVKVNIVGNTQTA; the protein is encoded by the exons ATGGAGGACTCGATTGGGGGGCTGGCGCAGACCATTCTGGACGCCCTCTCCGCCGCGCAGCTGCAGGCCTGGATTCACCAGGCGGGGCTTGGCCATGACATGGAGATGCTGGAGATGGAGCTGGAGATAGTGGACATGGGGTACGCCGCCGTGCGGGAGAGGCTGACCGGCAACAAGGAGCCGCTGGTCAGATCCCTCGCCCGCCTCAAGGATCTGCTCTACGACGCCGACGACTTGGTCGACGACCTTGACTTTTACCGCCTCCTTGATAGGCCCACCGCTGGAGGCTCATCAG TAGTCAGACACGAGGATACACCCATACAATCTACATACGCCGACCTGTTCATCGACTCCCCTACTACAGATTCGTCAG ATAATGCTTTGGGTGAGCAGGAAGACATATTTGGGGCAGTCCAAGTCCATGAGAAATCGACCGGAGATATGGATATAGTGAGTAGCCAGGTTGGCAAGAGGCGATTGTCTGCAATATCTGAACACTATGAGCTCgtggatcaagatggaaatgattgTCGAGTCAAATGTATTCACTGTGGCTCAGAGCCGATGGTTGGCTGTGGATTGAGCCAATCACAATTGAGGCGCCATATAAAGACTGTACATTATGAGAATAAAAAAAGAGCTGCTGAATTTTCGAATGACACACATAATGCTCTTAGAGAGCAGGAAGACATATTTGGTGCAGTGCTAGTCGATAAGAAATCAAGGAGAGATATAAATATACAGAGTAGGCAGGGTGGCAAGATGCGGTCTCCGGTCTGGAAGCACTTTGTGATATCCGAAACTGATGAAAACAATAGGCCTGTGAAAGCCAAATGTGTTCACTGTGACTCAGAGCTGAATTGTGGACCCAAACATGGGACATCAGGTTTGAAACGCCATATCCGTAGTGCAGGTTGTACAAAGAAAAAAGAAGCAGCTGACCAGCCACTAACCCCTTCAAG CGCTGATGGTATAGAAAATGTTGAAACAGTTGCCATTGGTGATTCACACAGCAGAAAaaggattagaatggatgatgagTCAACATGCGGGGCCAAACCTGAAACACACCTTTGGAACAAGGCTGGATTTTTGCAAAGGATAAAAGAAATAACTCGCCGGTTACAAGACATATCGGGGTTTCTGAGTAAGGTTCTCAAGTTACATGGTTCAGATTTTGTTGCAAGCTCAAATCGCTATCGAAGTATAACATCAGATCAACACCTAAGAACATCAAGTGTTGTTCCAAGGAAAGTTTATGGAAGAGTTACAGAGAAGGACTACATCATAAAGTTCATGACGGAAGACAAACCTGATGGTTCATATGTTCTTCCTATTGTAGGCAGTGCAGGAGTTGGAAAGACTGCTCTTGCTCAGCTTGTATACAATGATCCAACCATCGCAGAGCACTTTGAACAAAGGATATGGGTTTCAGTGTCTAACAACTTCGATGAGCTGAGACTCTCTAGAGAGATCTTAGATTGTGTCTCTCAGCAAACACATGCAGGGCTATGCAGCTTTGCCAAGCTTCAGGAGGTCTTGAAGATGCATATCACATCAAAGAGGGTTCTGCTTATTTTGGATGATGTTTGGGATGACTTTAACTTCCGCAGATGGAGCCAACTATTAGCTCCTTTGCAGTGTAACACAAAGGGTACTGTGATTCTTTTGACAACTCAAAAATTGTCTGTTGCACAAACTGTTGGTACAGTTGAACCAATTAAGTTGCGTAGTTTACCATATGATGATTTTTGGTTATTATTTAAATCATGTGCATTTGGTGATGAGAACTATGAAAGGAATCAAAATCTTAGCATCATTGGATTGCAAATAGTAAAGAAGTTAAAGGGAAACCCATTAGCAGCAGCAACAGTAGGGAAACTATTACGAAGGAGCCTTACTATTGATCATTGGTATAACATTCTGAAGAACGAAGATTGGAAATCTGTGCAACTCAGTGGAGGTATAATGTCTGCTCTGAAGCTTAGCTATGATCAGCTACCCTACAATTTACAACAATGCTTCTCATTTTGTTCTTTATTCCCCGAGAAATATCAGTTCCTTGATGAGGAGCTGGTCCAAATTTGGATTGCACAGGGATTTGTGAAGTGTGATAATTCAAGTAAGACACTTGAGGAGAAAGGATTTGACTATCTAGCTGATCTTGTGAACTTGGGCTTCTTTCAGCAAGTTGAAAGAGAAGAGACCGATCCAAACAGTCAACCTTGCTACATTATGTGTGATCTTATGCATGATCTTGCTAGGGAAGTCTCAAGAACTGAGTTTGCAACTATAGATGGCGTGCAGTACTGTGAGATGCTGCCAACTATACGCCATTTGTCAATAGTAAGTGATTCTGGATATAACACAGATCAGCATGAAAACATACCCCGCAGTAAGAAGCTTGAGAAGAAAATGCTCGCTGGATGTACATCGCTGAGGAAATTGAGGACATTGGTATTCATTGCGCATTATGACATGTTCTTCTACAAATTATTTCAAGATATATTACGACAGGCACATAATTTGCGCCTGCTGCAAATTTCTGCAGCATCTGCTGGTTTAAATCCTTTACTGTGCAGTTCGGTGAATTTCACCCATCTTCGCTACTTAAAAGTTGAAGCTGCTGATGGGCTTGGGGCTCTGCCTCAAATTTTGAGCAAGTTTTGCCATCTTCAAGTATTACATGTTGGCTCATGTACTAAACCTACTATACCTGTCAGGATCGACCATATTGTTGGCTTGCGGCATCTTGTTACAGAAGAGGGGGCATACTCTTCCATTGCTAACATTGGTAACCTGACATCTCTTCAGGAGCTACCCAATTTTGTGGTTCAAAATTCCAGTGGCTTTGAGATAACACAACTCCAGTCCATGAAAGAACTTGTACGACTTGGGGTCTCTCATCTTGAAAATGTTAAAACTCGGGAGGAGGCTTATGGGGCAGGATTAAGAGAGAAACACCACTTGAAAGAGCTGCACTTGTCTTGGGAAGTTGCCTCGTCAGATGATGAATATCGTAGGGACATGAGCTCCTGTACGGATCAGTTGTCAGCAGAGGTTATTGAGGGCTTTGAACCACACAATAACCTAAAGCATCTGTGGATATCTGGCTACAATGGAAATCTCTCCCCAAGTTGGCTTGCCAACAGTATCTCTTTGCAGACTCTTCATATAGAGGGTTGTGGAAAATTGGAAATACTTCCATCTTTTGAGCAGCTTCCGTTCCTTAGAAAGTTGAAGTTGACGGAAATGCCAAGTATGACAGAAGTATCAATTCCTTCGTTGGAGGAACTGGTATTAATTCAAATGCCAAAGTTGGAGCGGTTTTCCTGCATTTCCACTAAGGACTTGAACTCAAATTTAAGGGTTCTGAAGATTCAGAGATGTCCTGCAATGAATATCTTTCCTCTATTTCAGAGCTCCCAGAAATTTAAAATCGAGCAGAAGTCATGGTTGCCCAGTCTGAGGGAACTCACTATCCATGGATGTCCTAATTTACTTGTGTCACATCCCCTTCCTCCATCAACTACCATTTCTAAATTATCCATCGTCGACGTTCCAACACTCCCAAGGATAGAGATATCACCTGGTGACACGTTAACAATTGGATCCAGAAGTGAGGGCTATGATAATTTTGATCCTTCTTCTGATGTGATGACTATACTGGATTGCAAAATTTTGGCATTCCACAACCTGAGGGGCCTCAGATACTTGCGTATAGATGGTTGCCAGAATCTGGTGTCTATTTCTTTCACAGGATTAGGGGAACTTATTTCTTTAAGGAGTTTGGAAATATGTAGCTGTCGAAAGCTTTTCTCGTCAAATGTTATACCAGAGCATACCCGTGAAGATGTGACAGCTGCAAAGTGTAATTCCCTCCCATCTCTTGTCACTCTCAGAATTAAGTGTTGTGGAATAGCAGGAAAGTGGTTATCTTTGATGCTGGGTTATATGCAGGCCCTAGAGGAATTGTTTTTAGAGGACTGCCCGGGGATAACTCAGTTAGCAGAAGAGGAAGAAAACATTCAATCTTATGGTTTCTCATCGTCAGGAGATCCAGATGACACATTGCTGACAAGCTCAGCTCAAGATGGAATCTTTTGCCTTTCACTAAATCTTATGTCCTCTCTGAAGAAGATATCGATTCGTGAATTCCCACACCAAGTATTTTGCAGGAAAAATGAAGACTTGTCTAGATTTACCTGCCTTGAGAAGCTAACAATTTGGGGATGCCCCAGGCTGCTCTCATCTCTGGTGGATAAATATGAAAATGATGATCAGATGAATGGAAGATGGCTCCTGCCGAAATCACTTGAAGAACTCGAGATCCGTGGCGATTCACCAGGCATGCTGCAGCCCTGTTTTCTGGGCAATCTAACCTGCCTCAAAAAACTACAAGTGTGGTTCAGCCCAAGTCTGAGATCTCTACAGCTGCATAACTGCACGACACTGGAAGAGTTGGTAATTGGAAACTGTGGATCACTTGCTGCGGTAGAAGGCTTGCAATTACTTGGCAGCCTCAAGTATTTCAAAGTATTCAGATCCCCTGGCGTGATTCCATGTCTGGAGAATCTGTCAAGGCAGGGCTATGCTCTATTCCCTGGACTAGAAAGGCTTGTGTTCGATGGCCCCTCTGTCTTTATCATGTCAGTTTGCAAGCAACTCACCTCCCTCCAATACCTACAACTTGAAAATTGGGAGTTTGTAACGAGACTAACAGAAGAGCAAGAGAGAGGGCTTCAGCTCCTGAAATCCTTGCaggagctggaattctgggatTGCAGTTATGATCTCAAATACCTCCCCGCGGCGTTGCACAGCCTTCCTTCACTCAAGAGATTGAAGATCAGTGGTTGTTTGGGAATCTCGAGGCTGCCGGAACAGGGCCTTCCACTCTCGCTGAAGCAACTGGATATCAGCAATTGCAGCAAGGTGTTCAATGATCACTGCAAGTCTCTAGAAACAGGGAACGTAAAGGTCAACATTGTTGGAAATACACAAACTGCTTAA